One window of the Methanocaldococcus vulcanius M7 genome contains the following:
- a CDS encoding H(2)-dependent methylenetetrahydromethanopterin dehydrogenase-related protein, whose translation MKVSVYGAGNQKLYLEKLNVQEKFGGEPPYGGSRMAIEFAKAGHDVVLAEPNRGIMSEDLWRKVEEAGVKVVSDDVEAAKHGEVHILFTPFGKLTIHIAKTIIEHLPQNAVICNTCTIPTPVLYRALEGILRLKRRDVGISSMHPTGVPGTPSQEYYTIAGRSLEGKAYATEEQINKLVELVESINKIPYVAPADVVPAVADMGALVTAVSLVGVLDYYRVGTQLINAPKDMIEKQILISLQTISSIIETSGIEGLMKVFNKEALLSSAKNMLIDKKQDDLKLALKIIEEFDKSIIGEKDVKKTYLVAPQALIEDIISLIGKSAVEGAIRRSSNKLFSK comes from the coding sequence ATGAAAGTATCTGTTTACGGAGCAGGAAATCAGAAACTATACTTAGAAAAACTCAACGTCCAAGAGAAGTTTGGTGGTGAGCCGCCTTATGGTGGTTCGAGGATGGCTATTGAGTTTGCTAAGGCGGGGCATGATGTTGTTTTGGCAGAGCCGAATAGGGGTATAATGAGTGAGGATCTTTGGAGGAAGGTTGAGGAAGCGGGAGTTAAGGTTGTTAGTGATGATGTTGAAGCTGCAAAACATGGAGAAGTTCATATTCTCTTCACACCATTTGGAAAACTAACAATACATATAGCCAAGACAATAATAGAACACCTCCCCCAAAACGCAGTGATCTGCAACACATGCACCATTCCAACACCCGTCCTATATAGGGCTTTGGAAGGAATTTTAAGATTAAAGAGAAGAGATGTTGGAATCTCATCAATGCATCCAACAGGAGTGCCGGGAACACCATCTCAAGAATATTACACAATAGCAGGCAGATCACTTGAAGGAAAGGCCTATGCAACAGAAGAACAAATAAATAAATTGGTTGAATTAGTAGAAAGTATTAATAAAATTCCATATGTGGCTCCTGCAGATGTTGTTCCAGCAGTTGCAGATATGGGTGCACTTGTCACAGCGGTTTCGTTGGTTGGAGTTCTTGATTATTATAGGGTAGGGACCCAGTTGATAAATGCTCCAAAGGATATGATAGAGAAGCAGATTTTGATTTCGCTTCAAACAATATCTTCGATTATTGAAACTTCAGGAATAGAGGGGTTGATGAAAGTATTTAACAAAGAAGCTTTACTCTCCTCAGCTAAAAACATGCTGATAGATAAAAAACAGGATGACTTAAAATTGGCTTTAAAAATAATTGAAGAGTTTGATAAATCAATAATTGGAGAAAAAGATGTTAAGAAAACATATTTAGTTGCTCCTCAGGCGTTAATTGAGGATATAATCTCATTAATTGGGAAGAGTGCGGTTGAGGGTGCAATAAGGAGAAGTTCTAATAAGTTGTTTAGTAAATAG
- a CDS encoding DUF2085 domain-containing protein, translated as MSSLSRFYIVLFISFVMFYLGIILAPYFAYLGNNVPIYKIISEDIYMLYSPICHQLPQRSFFIFGNKMAVCARCFGIYTGVLLGLIVYPMIKKLDDFKVPNRIYLILALTPMAIDGTTQLIGLRQSFNELRFITGFIAGFFVVFYIIPVFLQLFAKWYNKFKNN; from the coding sequence ATGTCTTCCCTATCTCGATTTTATATAGTTCTATTTATATCATTCGTTATGTTTTATTTAGGAATCATTCTTGCTCCTTACTTTGCATATCTTGGAAATAATGTCCCAATTTACAAAATAATAAGTGAAGATATATATATGCTTTATTCTCCAATTTGCCATCAACTACCTCAGAGAAGTTTTTTTATCTTTGGAAATAAAATGGCTGTCTGTGCGAGATGTTTTGGAATCTATACAGGAGTTTTACTTGGATTGATTGTTTATCCAATGATTAAAAAATTGGATGATTTCAAGGTGCCCAATCGAATATATCTGATTCTCGCTTTAACACCTATGGCAATTGATGGAACAACGCAGTTAATTGGATTGAGACAGAGTTTCAATGAGTTGAGATTTATAACTGGATTCATTGCTGGCTTTTTTGTAGTGTTTTATATAATCCCTGTTTTTCTACAACTGTTTGCAAAATGGTATAATAAATTCAAAAATAACTGA
- a CDS encoding methyl-accepting chemotaxis protein: protein MKLEYKVFLISLIMYVIIAVVANFFNNFIILIILGGIFSVIITFLVKNTTSAPIKEIINIIEKEDIVDVDTINLPSDDFKVLYEKICTLVKKLKEKEKELEIMEKEIAQTFKEALNALEHLANGDFSVRLNENRERNKFQKMFNKAINNVSTIIENIRKEVLDLNLQIEVLKKETKKAREAIEQMSDAAQQVATAASDQSAKLQDITQEVEKTDELAKRTENLSEEGEKVSIEASEKADEGIKKIENAVEAMQKISNVIDELSKAIQELGTKSKKINEITALIKDIAEQTGLLALNASIEAARAGEAGRGFAVVASEIKNLAEEIGKSVDDINRTIDEINSQIEKTVNLGIVGKNEVDKGVIAVDEVNAVFLKIKESVDNTTQKIKEIKRSAKVTIDNMEKALKDIQDLASISEEFTATAEELSANAEEERKAIEEIEEVIINLEKVSKSVKENIMRIKTSKNITVDEAFKLLNNEEYVFINVVPEDKYDGKIPNSIHIPINELENRLDEIPKDKKVVVYCKLGFTSPRGYMILKEKGYDVYNMEGGLKAWREKGYPVEK from the coding sequence ATGAAATTGGAATATAAAGTTTTCCTGATCTCATTAATTATGTATGTGATTATTGCAGTAGTGGCAAATTTTTTTAACAATTTTATAATTTTAATAATCTTAGGGGGCATATTCTCTGTGATAATTACCTTTTTAGTGAAAAATACGACATCAGCTCCAATAAAAGAAATCATTAACATTATAGAGAAAGAAGATATTGTAGATGTTGATACCATAAACCTTCCAAGTGATGATTTTAAAGTTTTATATGAGAAGATCTGCACTCTCGTGAAAAAATTAAAAGAAAAAGAGAAAGAACTCGAAATAATGGAAAAAGAAATTGCCCAAACATTTAAAGAGGCATTAAACGCATTGGAACATCTTGCTAACGGGGACTTTTCTGTTCGATTAAATGAAAACAGAGAAAGGAATAAGTTTCAAAAAATGTTTAATAAGGCAATAAACAATGTTTCAACAATAATTGAAAATATAAGAAAGGAAGTGTTAGATCTAAACTTACAAATTGAAGTTTTGAAAAAAGAAACAAAAAAGGCACGTGAAGCAATAGAACAGATGAGTGATGCAGCTCAGCAAGTTGCAACTGCTGCATCGGATCAATCTGCAAAACTACAAGATATAACACAAGAAGTCGAAAAAACAGATGAACTTGCCAAAAGGACAGAGAATCTATCAGAAGAAGGAGAAAAAGTTTCTATAGAGGCAAGTGAAAAGGCAGATGAAGGAATAAAAAAGATCGAAAATGCTGTTGAGGCAATGCAAAAAATATCCAATGTAATTGATGAACTCAGTAAAGCAATTCAAGAACTCGGAACAAAATCTAAAAAGATTAATGAAATTACTGCTTTAATTAAAGATATTGCTGAGCAAACAGGACTTTTGGCTTTAAATGCTTCTATTGAAGCGGCAAGAGCTGGAGAGGCAGGAAGGGGTTTTGCTGTTGTTGCAAGTGAGATAAAAAACTTGGCTGAAGAGATAGGGAAATCAGTAGATGATATAAATAGAACAATTGATGAAATAAATAGTCAAATAGAGAAAACTGTGAATTTGGGAATTGTAGGTAAAAATGAAGTAGATAAGGGAGTTATTGCCGTTGATGAAGTCAATGCTGTCTTCTTGAAAATAAAAGAGAGTGTAGATAACACCACCCAAAAAATAAAAGAGATTAAACGATCAGCAAAAGTTACCATTGACAATATGGAAAAAGCTCTCAAAGATATACAAGATCTTGCATCCATATCAGAAGAATTTACTGCTACTGCTGAAGAACTATCTGCAAATGCAGAAGAAGAAAGAAAAGCAATAGAAGAAATAGAAGAAGTTATTATAAACCTTGAAAAGGTATCAAAATCCGTAAAAGAAAATATAATGAGAATAAAAACTTCAAAAAACATAACAGTGGATGAAGCTTTCAAACTTCTTAATAATGAGGAATATGTATTTATAAACGTAGTTCCAGAGGACAAATATGACGGTAAAATTCCAAATTCAATTCATATCCCAATAAATGAGCTTGAAAATAGATTAGACGAAATTCCAAAAGATAAAAAAGTTGTAGTGTATTGTAAATTAGGATTTACAAGTCCAAGAGGTTATATGATTCTAAAAGAGAAGGGATATGATGTATACAACATGGAAGGAGGATTAAAGGCCTGGAGAGAGAAAGGTTATCCAGTAGAAAAGTAA
- the serA gene encoding phosphoglycerate dehydrogenase, translated as MVKILITDPLHEDAIKILEEVGEVEVATGLTKEELLEKIKEADVLVVRSGTKVTRDVIENAEKLKIIGRAGVGVDNIDVEAATEKGIIVVNAPDASSISVAELTLGLMLAAARNIPQATASLKRGEWDRKRFKGIELYGKTLGVIGLGRIGQQVVKRAKAFGMNIIGYDPYIPKDMAEEMGVELIDDINELCKRADFITLHVPLTPKTRHIIGKDQINLMKKNAIIVNCARGGLIDEKALYEALKEKKIRAAALDVFEEEPPKDNPLLTLDNVIGTPHQGASTEEAQKAAGTIVAEQIKKVLKGELAENVVNMPNIPQEKLGKLKPYMLLAEMLGNIVMQVLDGSVKRVEIVYCGDLAKEKTDLIKRAFLKGLLSPILLAGINLVNAPVIAKNRNISVIETTTSEKKFGNAIKIIAESDKKRFSITGGIVNNKPVILDVDGYDVNFIPEGALAIIKHIDRPGTIGRVCILLGDYGINIAGMQVGRKEPGGESVMLLNLDHTVPEDVIEKIKEIPNIKDVAVINL; from the coding sequence ATGGTCAAAATATTAATCACAGATCCTCTACACGAAGATGCGATAAAAATATTAGAAGAAGTTGGAGAGGTTGAAGTAGCAACCGGCTTAACAAAAGAGGAATTATTGGAAAAGATAAAAGAGGCAGATGTTTTAGTAGTGCGAAGTGGAACAAAGGTTACAAGAGATGTTATTGAAAATGCAGAGAAGTTAAAGATAATAGGTAGGGCAGGTGTTGGTGTAGATAACATAGATGTTGAAGCAGCGACAGAAAAAGGGATCATAGTAGTTAACGCACCAGACGCTTCTTCAATCTCAGTGGCTGAGTTGACTTTGGGCTTAATGCTCGCTGCTGCAAGAAACATCCCACAGGCAACTGCCTCATTAAAAAGAGGAGAGTGGGATAGAAAAAGGTTCAAAGGGATAGAGTTATATGGAAAGACGTTGGGAGTTATTGGTTTGGGGAGGATAGGACAACAGGTAGTTAAAAGGGCTAAGGCATTCGGTATGAACATTATCGGCTACGATCCCTACATTCCAAAGGACATGGCTGAGGAGATGGGTGTTGAGTTGATTGATGATATAAACGAACTCTGCAAGAGAGCTGATTTTATAACTTTACACGTTCCGTTAACACCAAAAACAAGACATATAATTGGAAAGGATCAAATAAATTTAATGAAAAAGAATGCAATAATAGTTAACTGTGCAAGAGGGGGGCTTATTGATGAAAAGGCCTTGTATGAGGCATTAAAAGAGAAAAAAATTAGAGCAGCTGCTTTGGATGTATTTGAAGAAGAGCCACCTAAGGATAATCCGCTATTAACATTAGATAATGTTATAGGCACACCTCATCAGGGAGCATCAACAGAGGAGGCACAAAAAGCAGCCGGAACTATTGTAGCAGAGCAGATAAAAAAGGTATTAAAAGGAGAGTTAGCTGAAAACGTTGTAAATATGCCAAATATTCCTCAAGAAAAATTAGGAAAATTAAAACCTTATATGTTATTGGCTGAAATGCTCGGAAATATAGTAATGCAGGTGTTAGATGGATCCGTTAAGAGAGTTGAGATAGTATACTGTGGCGATCTTGCAAAAGAAAAAACCGATTTAATAAAAAGGGCATTTCTTAAAGGATTGTTATCTCCAATACTCTTGGCTGGTATAAACTTAGTTAACGCCCCGGTAATTGCAAAAAATAGGAACATAAGTGTAATAGAAACCACAACATCCGAGAAAAAATTTGGCAATGCTATAAAAATAATCGCTGAAAGTGATAAGAAGAGATTTTCCATAACAGGGGGGATAGTAAACAACAAGCCAGTGATCTTGGATGTTGATGGATATGATGTCAACTTTATTCCAGAGGGAGCGTTGGCTATAATTAAACATATTGACAGACCGGGCACAATTGGAAGGGTTTGTATCCTCCTTGGAGATTATGGAATAAACATTGCTGGAATGCAAGTTGGTAGAAAAGAACCAGGAGGAGAGAGTGTAATGCTCCTAAACTTGGATCATACTGTTCCTGAGGATGTTATTGAGAAAATAAAAGAGATTCCAAATATTAAAGATGTTGCAGTTATCAATCTATAA
- a CDS encoding phosphoadenosine phosphosulfate reductase domain-containing protein, whose protein sequence is MKFSEWTRCKRKLNDLNSLKRDIVSQFKERDMLDEGIVVMASGGKDSSTAIALARDIGLNIRYLIHFYHRWSWEISKNMVMALSEKYNIPAVFFDITDEILKRTRGAKGSSICRICKNIMKDKTVDFAREKGIKIIMTGDSALEKVSGAVMNYLRERYGEVKYDKMELTPVPQKYSKTKEILFFRPLIRLSYDDVLRLTRYYNIKVEKSHEVGDKIGFWREGCCLQYADENATLNEELFNNLYKYNKLATETARKYGFRASIKLPSKRIMVVPEKEEYLTLIKNALRDIDES, encoded by the coding sequence ATGAAATTTTCAGAATGGACAAGATGTAAAAGGAAATTAAATGATCTAAACAGCTTAAAGAGAGATATTGTATCACAATTCAAAGAGAGAGATATGTTGGATGAAGGGATAGTGGTTATGGCAAGTGGGGGTAAGGACAGCTCAACGGCAATCGCCTTAGCCAGAGATATTGGTTTGAATATTAGATATTTAATACACTTTTATCATAGATGGAGTTGGGAAATTTCAAAAAATATGGTTATGGCTCTTTCAGAAAAATATAACATTCCCGCAGTGTTTTTTGACATTACGGATGAGATTTTAAAAAGAACAAGGGGGGCTAAGGGAAGTAGTATTTGTAGGATATGTAAAAATATAATGAAAGATAAAACTGTGGACTTTGCGAGAGAAAAAGGAATTAAGATAATAATGACAGGAGATTCGGCTCTTGAAAAAGTATCTGGGGCGGTTATGAATTATTTAAGGGAGAGGTATGGTGAAGTAAAATATGACAAGATGGAACTAACCCCGGTCCCACAAAAATATAGTAAAACTAAGGAAATTTTGTTTTTTAGACCTTTAATACGATTATCTTATGATGATGTTCTGAGATTAACGAGATATTATAATATCAAAGTTGAGAAATCACACGAAGTTGGAGATAAGATTGGATTTTGGAGAGAAGGATGCTGTTTGCAGTACGCTGATGAAAACGCAACATTGAACGAAGAGCTTTTTAATAACTTATACAAATATAATAAATTAGCAACTGAAACTGCGAGAAAATATGGTTTTAGAGCTTCCATAAAACTACCGTCTAAAAGGATCATGGTTGTTCCAGAAAAAGAAGAATACTTAACACTAATAAAAAATGCTTTGAGGGATATTGATGAAAGTTAA
- the pheS gene encoding phenylalanine--tRNA ligase subunit alpha: MELHVDEKRLLKIFQDQKKEEFKLEELEKFMPKEKILRVSLWLKGKDLVESNEKIRKIVKIAKNDEFPERKIAKYLKEHNLSEIEIKNLKDILPKEEINAALGSIKRKNIAKIDKGKIIFENLDYDDVEEDFLKKIGNGLLFDNLNEEEKRIVDILKKRGFVKIDEEKEITIKLTEKGKEFIKKPIEIEEEITQLTRDTIISGKWKKAYIRPYDVKIPTKPVYPAKIHPLTRIIREVKEILLAMGFKEVKSPIVETEFWNFDMLFEPQDHPAREMQDTFFLKYPQEGEIPEDLLDNVKEVHERCWKYKFDENISKRLILRTHTTSSSIRYLASLSEEEKNKPHKVFCIDRVFRNEAIDYKHLPEFYQCEGIIMGEDVNFNNLIGVLKEFLKRLGFEKVRFRPAYFPFTEPSLEAEVYLESRGWLEILGAGIFRPEVLEPIGIKKPVLAWGIGFSRLAMLRFGLKDIRDLHKNDLDWLKRV; this comes from the coding sequence ATGGAACTACATGTTGATGAGAAGAGATTATTAAAGATATTTCAAGATCAGAAAAAGGAAGAGTTCAAATTAGAAGAATTAGAAAAATTTATGCCAAAAGAAAAGATCTTGAGAGTATCTTTGTGGTTAAAAGGTAAAGATTTGGTAGAGAGTAATGAGAAGATCAGAAAGATCGTTAAAATTGCAAAAAACGATGAATTCCCTGAAAGGAAGATTGCTAAATATTTAAAGGAGCATAATCTATCTGAGATAGAGATTAAAAACCTAAAGGATATACTTCCAAAAGAAGAAATAAATGCTGCATTAGGATCAATAAAAAGGAAGAATATTGCCAAAATAGATAAAGGTAAAATCATTTTTGAAAACTTGGACTATGACGATGTTGAGGAAGATTTCTTAAAAAAAATAGGTAATGGATTATTATTTGACAATCTTAACGAAGAAGAAAAAAGAATTGTTGATATTTTAAAAAAGAGAGGATTTGTTAAAATTGATGAAGAGAAGGAGATAACAATAAAACTAACTGAAAAAGGAAAAGAGTTTATAAAAAAACCTATTGAGATTGAAGAAGAAATAACTCAATTAACAAGAGATACTATAATAAGCGGAAAATGGAAAAAAGCATATATCAGACCCTACGATGTAAAAATACCAACTAAACCAGTATATCCTGCTAAGATACATCCTTTAACAAGAATTATTAGAGAAGTTAAGGAAATCTTGTTAGCAATGGGTTTTAAAGAAGTAAAAAGCCCAATTGTAGAAACAGAGTTTTGGAATTTCGATATGCTGTTTGAACCACAGGATCACCCAGCAAGAGAGATGCAAGATACCTTCTTTTTAAAGTATCCTCAGGAGGGAGAGATTCCAGAAGATCTGTTAGATAACGTTAAAGAAGTTCATGAAAGATGCTGGAAATATAAATTTGATGAAAATATTTCAAAGAGATTGATTTTAAGGACACATACAACCTCTTCATCAATAAGATATTTGGCCTCATTATCTGAAGAAGAAAAAAATAAACCACACAAGGTTTTCTGTATAGATAGGGTTTTTAGGAACGAGGCAATCGACTATAAACACTTACCAGAGTTTTATCAGTGTGAAGGAATTATAATGGGAGAGGATGTTAATTTTAATAATTTAATTGGGGTCTTAAAAGAGTTTTTAAAAAGATTAGGGTTTGAAAAGGTTAGATTTAGACCTGCTTATTTCCCATTTACTGAGCCATCATTAGAGGCAGAGGTTTATTTGGAGAGTAGAGGGTGGTTAGAGATTTTAGGAGCCGGAATTTTTAGGCCAGAAGTATTAGAACCGATTGGGATTAAAAAGCCAGTTTTAGCTTGGGGAATCGGATTTAGTAGGTTGGCTATGCTTAGATTTGGATTAAAGGATATTAGAGATCTCCATAAAAACGATTTAGATTGGTTAAAAAGAGTTTAA
- a CDS encoding DUF5518 domain-containing protein, which yields MVNFDQEKMLKPAIIGGLVGMVLDVVCCLGLIVGGAVAAHLYVNSGGVCDYENCGLVGAVSGVIGGVIGSIISYFLYMTIFTAYAHYTPIGMGGSLIFSIIGGIIFGAILGAIGGIIYVLIKNR from the coding sequence ATGGTAAATTTTGATCAGGAGAAGATGTTAAAGCCGGCGATTATTGGAGGGCTTGTAGGAATGGTTCTTGATGTTGTATGTTGTTTGGGTCTTATTGTTGGAGGGGCTGTTGCTGCACACCTCTACGTAAATTCAGGAGGAGTTTGTGATTATGAAAATTGTGGATTAGTTGGAGCTGTTTCAGGAGTTATTGGTGGAGTTATAGGTAGTATTATAAGCTATTTCCTTTACATGACTATCTTTACAGCATACGCTCACTACACTCCAATAGGAATGGGTGGCTCTTTAATCTTCTCAATAATTGGCGGAATTATCTTTGGAGCAATCTTAGGAGCAATTGGAGGAATAATCTATGTTCTTATAAAAAATAGATAA
- the engB gene encoding GTP-binding protein EngB — protein MDFFERYTNLKRKYHGKKEKPKVVVVGRSNVGKSTFVRLMTGRKDVKVGKRPGLTLKINEYDLGDYILVDLPGFGYMSGLPKNVQEKIKDEIVHYIENNADKIATAVQIIDAKSFFEIVRRWDERGEIPIDLEMFDFITDLKISPILVVNKMDKIKKEDWDTVLDGICEFFKCSPPWRQWKFIVPAVLKKGQGIDEIKKRIKERVDLFKKLKVKKH, from the coding sequence ATGGACTTTTTTGAGAGATATACAAATTTAAAGAGAAAATACCATGGAAAAAAAGAAAAACCAAAAGTTGTGGTTGTTGGAAGAAGCAATGTTGGAAAATCAACTTTCGTTAGATTAATGACTGGAAGAAAAGATGTTAAAGTTGGAAAAAGGCCGGGATTGACATTAAAAATTAACGAATATGATCTTGGGGACTATATCTTAGTTGATTTACCGGGATTTGGATATATGTCAGGCCTTCCTAAAAATGTGCAGGAAAAAATAAAGGATGAAATAGTCCACTATATTGAAAATAACGCGGATAAGATAGCTACCGCAGTCCAAATAATTGATGCAAAGTCGTTTTTTGAAATTGTTAGGAGATGGGATGAAAGGGGGGAAATTCCTATTGATTTAGAGATGTTTGATTTTATAACAGATCTTAAAATAAGCCCAATTCTCGTGGTTAATAAAATGGATAAGATAAAAAAAGAGGACTGGGATACAGTTTTGGATGGAATATGTGAGTTTTTTAAATGTTCTCCACCATGGAGACAGTGGAAATTTATAGTTCCGGCAGTTTTAAAGAAAGGGCAGGGAATTGATGAAATAAAAAAGAGAATTAAAGAGAGAGTTGATCTATTTAAAAAATTAAAAGTAAAAAAGCACTAA
- the pyrC gene encoding dihydroorotase has product MILKNCKIVNEKGIIEGDILIGEDGKIKKISRFIESNNEDVLDLDGLVVIPGVIDAHVHFRWGEEKKEDFLSGSLAGINGGVCFAIDMPNNSPPITTKELFYKKLEECKNKSKINTFLNFGITERNYLETVEEAKAYKIFMVKSVGDLFINDYSKLKDILSQNKIFCIHAEHKDIIEENLKKYKLETWEDHCKIRDKRSEVEAVKEVLKNLEIIDKLNRFKPHIHFCHISTKLSLQLINKARQTLKNVKITVEVAPHHIYLNREMAEDLKGFGKFNPPLREKEDNIALINGIIKGEVDIIASDHAPHTLEEKLRDVRHCPSGIPGIETIVPLTLNLVGNKVISLSTAVRILSSNPANIFKIDNKIRENNFANLTIIDLKKEVKINAEMFKSKAKFSPFDGWNVKGVPIYTVVNGEIYETCY; this is encoded by the coding sequence ATGATCTTAAAAAACTGTAAAATAGTAAATGAGAAAGGGATAATTGAAGGAGACATATTGATCGGAGAGGATGGAAAAATAAAGAAAATTTCACGTTTTATTGAATCTAATAATGAAGACGTTTTGGATTTGGATGGATTAGTAGTTATCCCTGGAGTTATAGATGCTCATGTCCATTTTAGATGGGGGGAAGAAAAAAAAGAAGATTTTTTAAGTGGTAGTTTGGCAGGAATAAATGGAGGAGTTTGTTTCGCAATAGATATGCCCAATAACTCTCCACCCATAACTACGAAGGAACTCTTCTACAAAAAACTTGAAGAATGTAAAAATAAGAGTAAAATAAACACTTTTTTAAATTTTGGGATTACTGAGAGAAACTATCTTGAAACAGTGGAGGAAGCAAAGGCATATAAAATATTTATGGTTAAATCTGTTGGGGACTTATTTATTAACGATTATTCAAAATTGAAGGATATTCTAAGCCAAAATAAGATCTTCTGTATTCATGCAGAGCATAAAGACATAATAGAAGAAAATTTAAAAAAATATAAACTTGAAACTTGGGAAGATCACTGCAAAATAAGGGATAAAAGATCAGAAGTAGAAGCGGTAAAAGAGGTTTTAAAAAACTTGGAAATTATCGATAAGTTAAATAGATTTAAACCACACATTCATTTTTGCCATATTTCTACAAAATTATCTCTTCAATTAATAAACAAGGCAAGACAAACACTGAAAAATGTAAAAATAACTGTGGAAGTTGCTCCTCATCATATATATTTGAATAGGGAGATGGCTGAGGATCTCAAAGGATTTGGAAAATTCAATCCTCCTCTAAGGGAAAAAGAGGATAATATCGCATTAATTAACGGGATAATAAAAGGGGAGGTAGATATTATCGCATCAGATCACGCTCCTCACACGTTAGAAGAAAAACTTAGAGATGTTAGACACTGCCCTTCTGGAATACCTGGAATAGAGACGATAGTTCCTTTAACCCTTAATTTAGTAGGTAATAAAGTTATCAGTTTATCTACTGCTGTAAGGATTTTATCTTCAAACCCTGCCAATATTTTTAAAATAGATAATAAAATTAGAGAAAACAATTTTGCAAACCTAACGATCATTGACTTAAAAAAAGAGGTAAAAATTAATGCTGAAATGTTCAAATCAAAGGCAAAATTTAGCCCATTTGATGGATGGAATGTTAAAGGAGTTCCGATCTATACTGTGGTTAATGGAGAGATATATGAAACATGTTATTAA
- the carA gene encoding glutamine-hydrolyzing carbamoyl-phosphate synthase small subunit, with protein MEAVLILEDGTVFRGKGFGAEKEIFGELVFTTVMTGYVEVLTDPSYKGQVVMMTYPLEGNYGVKKDWFESDGIKAEGFVVRELTGKELDDLLKEYDVPGIQDIDTRFLTRKIRDKGVVKCCLKVGERIGNDEIEDLLERVKKYKDISDIDLVPMVSTRDVVVHKIPNARARCVLLDCGVKMNIIRCLLNRGCEVIQVPYNTSYDEILNYNPDFVLISNGPGDPARLKEVIRNIKNLIGVVPITGICLGNQLISLAFGGKTYKMKFGHRGGNQPVKDLETEKVYITSQNHGFAVDENTLPNDLEVSFINLNDRTVEGIKHKNLPIFSVQFHPEARPGPHDTMFLFDEMIKLKDRK; from the coding sequence ATGGAAGCAGTTTTGATATTAGAGGATGGAACAGTTTTTAGAGGTAAAGGTTTTGGAGCAGAAAAAGAGATTTTTGGAGAACTGGTTTTTACAACAGTTATGACTGGCTATGTTGAAGTTTTAACTGATCCATCTTACAAGGGACAAGTTGTTATGATGACCTATCCGTTAGAGGGCAATTATGGTGTAAAAAAGGACTGGTTTGAATCAGATGGAATAAAGGCAGAAGGATTCGTAGTTAGAGAGTTGACTGGAAAGGAGTTGGATGATCTTTTAAAGGAGTATGATGTTCCAGGCATTCAAGATATTGATACCAGATTTTTGACAAGAAAGATAAGAGATAAGGGAGTTGTGAAGTGTTGTTTAAAAGTCGGGGAGAGAATAGGGAATGATGAAATTGAAGATCTTTTAGAGAGAGTTAAGAAATATAAAGATATTTCAGATATTGACTTGGTTCCAATGGTTTCAACGAGGGATGTTGTGGTCCACAAGATACCAAATGCAAGAGCAAGATGTGTTCTATTAGATTGTGGCGTTAAGATGAACATTATTAGATGTTTATTGAATAGAGGTTGTGAAGTTATTCAAGTTCCTTACAACACAAGTTATGATGAAATATTAAATTATAATCCAGATTTCGTTCTAATATCTAATGGTCCAGGAGATCCTGCACGACTAAAAGAGGTTATTAGAAATATTAAAAATTTAATAGGAGTTGTTCCTATAACCGGAATTTGTCTTGGTAATCAACTCATTTCACTGGCTTTTGGAGGAAAAACATATAAAATGAAGTTTGGACATAGGGGGGGAAATCAGCCAGTTAAAGATTTAGAGACAGAAAAAGTTTACATAACGTCTCAAAATCATGGCTTTGCTGTCGATGAAAACACTCTTCCGAATGATTTAGAAGTTAGCTTTATAAATTTAAATGATAGAACAGTTGAAGGAATAAAACACAAAAACTTGCCGATATTCTCTGTTCAATTCCACCCAGAGGCAAGACCTGGGCCTCACGATACGATGTTTTTGTTTGATGAGATGATAAAATTAAAAGATAGGAAATAA